A DNA window from Bacteroides cellulosilyticus contains the following coding sequences:
- a CDS encoding two-component regulator propeller domain-containing protein, with the protein MNRRRFYQQRKTSMLFAILVFFTQVCVAQAYKYISMEDGLGSQKVYRILQDSLGYMWFLTQEGPDRYNGKEIRHYELTDKGQKLNMQFSLNWLYMADDGVLWGIGRKGRIFRYEQGRDRFEQVYMPPLPEKGISSPNITYSYMDHSRRIWLCSKEQMALFDTRTGKISQLSSSIISNVTSIAQIDRENFFIGTESGLYRAVLDESRTLLSCTPAYNLHAPVSELFFSAALKKLFVGTFKQGVWICDLNTSQENRSDETLSDVNIKRIIPFGEREILIATDGKGIYRMNIDTCYAVPYIVADYNIHNGMNGNNINDVHVDHDGRIWIANYPSGITIRDNRYSGYRWTRHSVGNRQSLVNNQVHDVIEDSDGDLWFGTSNGISLYSSATGEWHSFFSTFDHELEDKNHIFLTLCEISPGIILAGGFTSGLYQIDKRALTVDYIASSLFFHLDLRPDQYIRDIRKDSEGNIWSGGFYNLKCFDLKSGKSRLYSGLNSITCIREKDDSSMWIGTSAGLYLLDKFSGKYRSIDMPVESMHIHALYQGDDGVLYIGTSGSGLVLYNPEEEAFAQYYTDNSALISNNIYTILPKPDGDLLLSTENGIVHFSPRRMSFNNWTREQGLMSVCFNPGAGILHSSGRFILGSNDGVIGFPSDMHIPVPTFSPMLLSDLNISYQPVYPGDEGSPLETDINDTKVLKLKYEQNTFSLRASSINYDYPSNILYSWRLEGFYDEWTTPSSNGLMHFTNIPSGKYMLHVRSVSNEEKYKSYEQRSMLITISPPLWATPWAIAGYIILAVLVCVILFRIITLRKQKRISEEKTRFFINTAHDIRTPLTLIKAPLEELRNKDMVNEEGKGHVSMALRNVDVLLRLITNLINFERINTYSSHMYIAEYELGAYMSGICDTFHAYANIKHIRLTYESNFQYLNVWFDRDKMDSIMKNILSNAMKYTPENGNIYVSASEYEDGWGIEVKDTGIGIPRNEQKGLFHTYFRGSNAINLRVSGSGIGLALVHRLVRLHGGKITIESTAEQGTLVRIIFPKGNKHFRKASIISATPERSISMPEVVTPALSAVEPKQGDASSRRILIVEDNDDLRIYLVNTLGEDYLVQSCHNGKEALEILSEFKPDLVLSDIMMPEMSGDELCAAIKGNIETSHIPVLLLTALGDEKNMLEGLKIGADDYMAKPFSISILKASVNRLITNRILLHKKYGSSDFETEKWPKGCRDTLDWKFIASVRENVEKNMADPDFTVDMLCSLHHMSRSSFYNKVKALTDCSPADYVRLIRMQYAARMLKEGEHSITEIADMTGFCDAKYFREVFRKHFGVSPSEYRGKV; encoded by the coding sequence ATGAACAGGAGAAGATTTTATCAACAGAGAAAAACCTCCATGCTGTTTGCCATACTCGTATTTTTTACTCAGGTATGTGTAGCCCAGGCATATAAATATATAAGTATGGAGGATGGTCTGGGCAGTCAGAAAGTTTATCGTATCCTACAAGATTCTTTAGGATATATGTGGTTCCTTACTCAGGAAGGTCCGGACCGTTACAATGGCAAGGAAATCAGACACTATGAATTGACGGATAAGGGACAGAAGCTCAATATGCAGTTTAGCCTGAATTGGCTTTACATGGCTGACGACGGTGTGTTGTGGGGAATAGGACGGAAAGGCCGCATTTTCCGCTATGAGCAGGGGCGTGATCGGTTCGAACAGGTGTATATGCCTCCTTTGCCGGAAAAGGGAATCTCTTCGCCGAATATTACATATAGCTATATGGATCATTCCAGACGTATCTGGCTTTGCAGTAAGGAACAAATGGCATTGTTCGATACCCGTACAGGAAAGATATCGCAATTATCATCCAGTATAATCAGTAATGTCACTTCTATTGCCCAGATAGATAGGGAAAACTTCTTCATAGGTACGGAGTCCGGGTTGTATCGGGCGGTATTGGACGAATCTCGTACGTTACTTTCGTGTACGCCGGCATATAATCTTCATGCACCGGTGAGCGAGTTATTCTTTTCAGCTGCTTTGAAGAAACTGTTTGTCGGTACTTTTAAGCAGGGAGTGTGGATTTGTGATCTCAATACTTCTCAGGAAAATCGGTCGGATGAAACCCTTAGTGACGTGAATATCAAACGTATTATACCCTTTGGGGAAAGGGAAATTCTGATAGCTACTGACGGGAAAGGAATCTATCGTATGAATATTGATACATGTTATGCAGTTCCTTATATTGTAGCAGATTATAATATCCATAATGGAATGAATGGCAACAACATAAACGATGTGCATGTAGACCATGATGGTCGCATCTGGATTGCTAATTATCCCAGTGGAATAACCATCCGCGACAATCGTTACAGCGGCTACCGATGGACTCGTCATTCGGTTGGAAACCGCCAGTCACTTGTCAATAACCAGGTGCATGATGTCATTGAAGATAGTGACGGTGACCTTTGGTTCGGTACCAGCAATGGCATAAGTCTATATAGTTCCGCTACGGGGGAATGGCATTCCTTTTTCAGCACTTTTGATCATGAACTGGAAGATAAGAATCATATATTCCTGACGCTTTGTGAAATCTCGCCCGGAATTATTCTGGCAGGTGGTTTTACCTCCGGTCTTTACCAGATAGATAAACGTGCCCTTACGGTTGACTATATTGCTTCTTCTCTTTTCTTTCATTTAGACCTGCGTCCCGATCAGTACATTCGTGACATAAGGAAAGATTCGGAAGGTAATATCTGGTCAGGCGGTTTTTACAATCTGAAATGTTTTGATCTTAAAAGTGGCAAATCTCGCCTGTATTCCGGCTTGAATTCTATTACCTGCATTCGCGAAAAAGACGATTCTTCGATGTGGATTGGCACTTCGGCAGGGCTATATTTGCTAGACAAGTTTTCCGGAAAATACCGCAGCATCGATATGCCTGTGGAATCTATGCATATCCATGCCTTGTATCAGGGAGATGATGGTGTGTTGTATATAGGTACCAGTGGTTCCGGACTGGTGCTTTATAATCCCGAAGAAGAGGCCTTCGCTCAGTATTATACAGATAATAGTGCCCTTATATCCAACAATATCTATACAATTCTTCCTAAACCGGACGGGGATTTATTGCTTAGTACGGAAAATGGAATTGTTCATTTTTCACCTCGTAGAATGTCATTTAATAACTGGACGCGTGAACAGGGGCTTATGAGTGTCTGTTTCAATCCCGGTGCCGGTATTTTGCATAGCAGCGGTCGTTTTATCTTGGGAAGTAATGATGGGGTCATTGGCTTTCCTTCGGATATGCACATACCGGTCCCAACTTTTTCTCCGATGTTGCTTAGTGATTTGAATATATCCTATCAGCCTGTATATCCCGGTGATGAAGGATCGCCCTTGGAAACGGATATTAACGATACGAAAGTTTTGAAACTTAAATATGAACAGAATACTTTCTCACTGAGGGCTTCCTCCATTAATTATGACTATCCTTCTAATATTTTATACTCCTGGAGATTGGAAGGCTTTTATGATGAATGGACTACACCTTCTTCCAACGGCCTGATGCATTTCACTAATATTCCTTCGGGTAAATATATGCTTCATGTACGTTCCGTGTCTAACGAAGAAAAGTACAAGAGTTATGAACAGCGCAGTATGTTGATTACCATATCTCCTCCGTTGTGGGCTACTCCGTGGGCTATAGCCGGTTATATTATATTGGCTGTTCTGGTGTGCGTGATTCTGTTCCGTATCATTACGCTGAGGAAACAGAAGAGGATTTCGGAGGAAAAGACACGTTTTTTTATAAATACAGCTCACGACATCCGTACACCTCTGACCCTGATAAAGGCCCCGCTGGAAGAATTACGGAACAAAGATATGGTGAATGAGGAAGGTAAGGGACATGTGAGCATGGCTCTGAGAAATGTGGATGTTCTTTTACGGCTTATAACAAATCTTATTAATTTTGAACGTATCAACACCTATTCGTCACATATGTATATTGCTGAATATGAATTAGGTGCGTATATGTCAGGCATTTGTGACACATTTCATGCGTATGCAAACATCAAGCATATCAGGTTGACTTACGAAAGTAATTTCCAATACCTGAACGTGTGGTTTGACAGGGATAAGATGGATTCTATCATGAAAAATATCCTATCGAACGCCATGAAATATACACCGGAAAATGGGAACATATATGTCAGTGCATCAGAATATGAGGATGGGTGGGGCATTGAGGTGAAAGATACCGGAATCGGTATTCCCCGCAATGAACAGAAAGGACTTTTTCATACCTATTTTCGAGGTAGCAATGCCATCAACTTGAGGGTTAGCGGTAGTGGAATCGGCCTGGCATTGGTGCATAGGCTGGTGCGTTTACATGGTGGAAAAATAACTATAGAAAGTACGGCGGAACAAGGTACACTGGTAAGAATCATTTTTCCTAAGGGGAACAAACATTTTCGTAAAGCCAGTATCATATCTGCAACTCCGGAGCGATCTATCAGCATGCCGGAAGTTGTTACTCCGGCACTTTCTGCCGTTGAGCCCAAGCAGGGTGATGCTTCTTCCCGGCGTATCCTCATCGTGGAGGATAATGACGATTTGCGTATTTATCTGGTGAATACGCTTGGTGAGGATTATCTGGTGCAGTCCTGTCACAACGGAAAGGAGGCTCTTGAAATCCTATCCGAGTTTAAGCCGGATCTTGTGTTGTCAGATATTATGATGCCGGAAATGTCGGGAGATGAATTGTGTGCCGCCATTAAGGGTAATATTGAAACATCTCATATTCCGGTGCTTCTGTTGACTGCATTGGGTGATGAGAAAAACATGCTGGAAGGACTGAAGATAGGTGCGGATGATTACATGGCGAAACCTTTCAGCATCAGCATACTGAAGGCGAGTGTCAACCGTTTGATTACCAATCGGATCTTATTGCATAAGAAGTATGGCAGTTCGGACTTCGAAACTGAAAAATGGCCGAAAGGGTGTCGGGATACACTTGACTGGAAATTCATAGCTTCCGTCAGGGAAAATGTGGAGAAGAACATGGCCGATCCGGATTTTACGGTAGATATGCTTTGTTCGCTTCACCACATGAGCCGCAGCAGTTTCTATAATAAAGTGAAAGCATTGACTGATTGTTCTCCGGCAGATTATGTACGTCTCATCCGTATGCAGTATGCTGCCCGAATGTTGAAAGAAGGCGAACACTCTATTACGGAAATAGCGGATATGACCGGGTTCTGCGATGCAAAATATTTCAGAGAGGTATTCCGGAAGCATTTCGGGGTCAGTCCGAGCGAGTATAGGGGAAAAGTCTGA
- a CDS encoding pyridoxamine kinase yields MYTNKVKRIAAVHDLSGFGRVSLTVVIPILSSMGFQVCPLPTAVLSSHTQYPEFSILDLTDEMPRIIAEWKKLDVQFDAFYTGYLGAPRQVQIVSDFIDDFRQPDSLVVVDPVLGDNGRLYTNFDESMIREMRHLATKADVITPNLTELFYLMDKPYKADNTDEELKSYLRFLSDAGPQVVIITSVPVHEESHKTSVYAYNRVGDRYWKITCPYLPAHYPGTGDTFTSVITGALLQGDSLPIALDRATQFILQGIRATFGYEYDNREGILLEKVLHNLDMPIQSASYELI; encoded by the coding sequence ATGTATACAAATAAAGTAAAGAGAATAGCTGCCGTTCATGACCTGTCTGGTTTTGGGCGTGTATCCCTTACGGTTGTAATTCCGATTTTGTCTTCCATGGGCTTTCAGGTTTGCCCTTTACCTACGGCTGTGCTCTCCAGTCATACGCAATATCCGGAGTTCTCTATTCTTGACCTGACGGATGAAATGCCTAGAATTATTGCCGAATGGAAAAAGCTGGATGTACAGTTTGATGCTTTCTATACAGGATATCTCGGAGCTCCGCGTCAGGTACAGATTGTTTCGGATTTTATTGATGACTTCCGCCAGCCGGACAGCTTGGTGGTAGTTGACCCCGTATTGGGAGATAACGGACGGCTATACACAAACTTTGATGAATCAATGATTCGCGAAATGCGCCACCTGGCAACGAAGGCGGATGTGATCACCCCAAATCTCACTGAACTTTTTTATCTGATGGACAAGCCTTATAAAGCAGATAATACGGATGAAGAATTGAAATCTTACCTTCGTTTTTTATCTGATGCAGGTCCTCAGGTGGTTATTATAACAAGCGTCCCTGTTCATGAGGAGAGTCACAAGACCTCGGTATATGCTTATAATCGGGTAGGGGATCGATACTGGAAAATTACTTGCCCGTATTTGCCGGCTCATTATCCGGGAACCGGGGATACTTTTACAAGTGTCATAACCGGTGCTTTATTGCAAGGGGACAGTCTTCCTATTGCTTTGGACCGTGCCACGCAATTCATTCTTCAGGGCATTCGCGCTACTTTTGGGTATGAGTACGACAATCGGGAGGGTATTTTATTGGAAAAAGTACTGCACAATCTGGATATGCCTATCCAAAGTGCCAGCTACGAATTGATTTGA
- a CDS encoding acyl-CoA carboxylase subunit beta, whose translation MERTEIYNQFEELNKRASQGGGIDKIEKQHAAGRMTARERIEALLDKGTFNELDKFVNHRCTNFGMEKKQIPGDGMVTGYGKIDGRPVFVYAYDFTVHGGSLSETNAAKIVKVQQLALKNGAPVIALNDSGGARIQEGVGSLSGYASIFYQNTIASGVIPQISAILGPCAGGACYSPALTDFIFMVKEKSHMFITGPDVVKTVTHEEVDKEELGGAYAHSSKSGVTHFMCNTEEETMLAIRELLSFLPSNNMEDAPLIPCTDDARRQAEELQTVIPEDPNIPYDIKDIIEPVMDNQYFFEVMPHFAKNIVVGFARLNGRSVGVVANQPAYLAGVLDIDASDKAARFIRFCDCFNIPLITFEDVPGFLPGVTQEHNGIIRHGAKIVYAYAEATVPKITLITRKAYGGAYIVMSSKQTGADINLAYPQAEIAVMGAEGAVNILYRNVTPEEKSGLIQEYEFKFSNPYRAAERGFIDEIIMPRDTRYKLIQALEMTHNKSQSNPPKKHGNMPL comes from the coding sequence ATGGAAAGGACAGAAATATATAATCAGTTTGAAGAACTTAATAAGCGTGCCTCGCAGGGTGGAGGCATTGATAAGATAGAAAAACAACATGCTGCCGGGCGGATGACCGCACGCGAACGCATAGAAGCCTTGCTGGATAAAGGGACATTCAATGAGTTGGACAAGTTTGTAAATCACCGTTGCACCAATTTCGGAATGGAGAAAAAACAGATTCCGGGTGATGGCATGGTGACCGGTTATGGCAAGATTGACGGTCGTCCGGTATTTGTGTACGCCTATGACTTTACGGTGCATGGCGGTTCTTTGAGTGAAACTAATGCAGCGAAAATAGTGAAAGTACAGCAACTGGCACTCAAAAATGGCGCTCCGGTTATTGCTCTGAATGATTCGGGAGGTGCCCGTATTCAGGAAGGTGTCGGCAGTTTGTCAGGATATGCTTCTATTTTCTATCAGAATACGATTGCTTCCGGGGTGATTCCTCAAATCTCAGCTATTCTGGGCCCATGTGCCGGCGGTGCCTGTTATTCACCTGCATTGACGGATTTTATTTTTATGGTGAAAGAGAAAAGCCATATGTTCATCACAGGGCCGGATGTAGTGAAAACGGTTACGCATGAAGAAGTGGACAAGGAAGAGTTGGGTGGAGCCTATGCACATAGCAGTAAGAGTGGCGTTACTCACTTCATGTGTAACACTGAAGAAGAAACCATGCTGGCCATACGCGAATTGCTCAGCTTCCTGCCTTCCAATAATATGGAGGATGCTCCGCTTATTCCTTGTACGGATGATGCCAGACGTCAGGCAGAAGAGCTTCAAACTGTGATTCCGGAAGACCCGAACATTCCTTATGACATTAAGGATATTATAGAGCCGGTTATGGATAACCAATATTTCTTTGAAGTGATGCCCCATTTTGCAAAGAATATTGTGGTTGGCTTTGCCCGTCTGAATGGTCGTTCGGTAGGAGTTGTAGCCAACCAGCCGGCTTATCTGGCTGGTGTGCTGGATATAGACGCTTCCGATAAGGCTGCACGTTTCATCCGTTTTTGCGACTGCTTCAACATTCCGTTGATTACCTTCGAAGATGTACCGGGCTTCCTGCCTGGCGTGACGCAGGAGCATAATGGCATCATTCGTCACGGGGCAAAAATCGTCTATGCTTATGCAGAAGCTACTGTCCCTAAAATTACCCTGATAACCCGTAAGGCTTATGGCGGTGCGTACATTGTGATGTCCAGCAAACAGACAGGGGCAGACATCAATCTGGCCTATCCGCAGGCTGAAATAGCTGTGATGGGAGCCGAAGGTGCTGTGAATATATTATATAGAAATGTTACACCGGAAGAAAAATCCGGTCTGATCCAGGAATATGAATTTAAGTTTTCTAATCCGTATCGGGCTGCCGAGCGTGGTTTTATTGATGAGATTATCATGCCTCGTGATACCCGGTATAAGCTGATTCAGGCGTTAGAAATGACGCATAACAAGAGTCAGAGCAACCCACCTAAAAAGCACGGCAATATGCCACTATGA
- the sucD gene encoding succinate--CoA ligase subunit alpha gives MSILIDKSTRLLVQGITGRDGHFHAVKMKEYGTNVVGGTSPGKGGSTVDGLPVFNTMYEAVEKTQANASILFVPASYAADAIMEAADAGIKLIICISEGIPTLDVIKAYRFTQLKGAMLIGPNCPGLISPEKSLAGILPGNVFKKGNVGVISRSGTLTYEIVYHLTANGMGQSTAIGMGGDPVVGLYFRELLEMFQNDKDTESIVMIGEIGGNAEELAAEYIKKYVTKPVVAFIAGQSAPPGKQMGHAGAIISGNSGSAEEKIAALTAAGIQVANEPAEVPILLKASLPNK, from the coding sequence ATGAGCATACTTATTGATAAATCGACCCGCCTGTTGGTACAAGGTATTACGGGCAGAGACGGACATTTTCATGCCGTAAAAATGAAAGAATACGGTACGAATGTAGTAGGCGGTACGTCTCCCGGAAAAGGAGGCAGCACCGTAGACGGGCTTCCCGTTTTCAACACCATGTACGAGGCAGTGGAAAAGACGCAGGCCAATGCCTCCATTCTTTTTGTTCCCGCCAGCTATGCGGCAGATGCTATCATGGAAGCCGCAGATGCCGGAATCAAACTGATTATCTGTATCTCCGAAGGTATCCCTACCCTCGATGTAATCAAAGCGTATCGCTTCACTCAACTGAAAGGAGCCATGCTGATCGGACCGAACTGCCCCGGTTTAATTTCTCCGGAAAAGAGCCTGGCCGGAATCTTACCCGGCAACGTTTTTAAAAAGGGAAATGTCGGAGTGATCAGCCGTAGCGGAACATTGACTTACGAGATTGTTTACCATCTTACAGCCAACGGCATGGGCCAATCTACCGCTATCGGCATGGGAGGTGATCCCGTAGTAGGACTTTACTTCCGTGAACTATTGGAAATGTTCCAAAATGATAAGGATACGGAATCCATCGTCATGATCGGTGAGATTGGTGGAAATGCAGAAGAACTGGCGGCTGAATATATAAAGAAATACGTAACAAAACCTGTCGTAGCTTTTATTGCCGGACAATCTGCACCTCCGGGAAAGCAAATGGGACATGCAGGTGCCATTATTTCCGGTAATTCCGGTTCTGCCGAGGAAAAGATTGCAGCACTGACAGCAGCAGGAATACAAGTGGCAAATGAACCGGCAGAAGTACCTATCTTATTAAAAGCGTCACTTCCAAACAAATAA
- a CDS encoding putative transporter, with protein sequence MELLKNLFEGYPDLWGGGVAHSVLILSLVIAFGIMLAKIKVAGVSLGITWILFVGIVFGHFDMTLNEHLLHFMKEFGLILFVYSIGLQVGPGFFSAFKKGGLTLNLLAMLVVFLGVVITIILHFVTGTPITTMVGILSGAVTNTPGLGAAQQANSDLNGIDAPEIALGYAVAYPLGVVGIILSLIALKYILRINTKTEEAEAERGLGHIQELTVRPISFEIRNEAIDGKKIKDIRPLMNRDFVISRVRYHDGQETELANSDTVLHLNDKILVISTPKDIEAISVFFGKQIDMQWEQLDKKLISRRILITKPELNGKMLSQLKIRNNFGASITRVNRSGVDLVAAPQLQLQMGDRVTIVGSELAVSHAEKVLGNSMKRLDHPNLIPIFLGIALGCILGSTPFVFPGIPQPVKLGLAGGPLIVSILISRFGPQYKMITYTTMSANLMLREIGISLFLACVGLGAGKGFVETVIYDGGYVWVGYGVIITIVPLLIAGLVGRYVFKLNYYTLIGVLGGSTTNPPALAYSNDLTSCDAPAVGYATVYPLTMFLRVLTAQMLILALA encoded by the coding sequence ATGGAACTATTGAAGAACCTTTTTGAAGGATACCCTGATCTTTGGGGTGGAGGAGTGGCTCATTCCGTACTGATCCTTTCACTTGTGATAGCATTTGGCATCATGCTGGCTAAAATCAAAGTGGCGGGAGTTTCATTAGGTATCACATGGATACTTTTTGTGGGTATTGTATTCGGGCATTTTGATATGACTCTGAATGAACACTTGCTTCATTTTATGAAAGAGTTCGGTCTGATCTTGTTTGTTTACTCCATAGGGTTGCAAGTGGGACCCGGTTTCTTTTCTGCTTTCAAAAAAGGCGGACTTACCTTGAATCTGTTGGCTATGCTGGTCGTTTTTCTGGGAGTAGTCATCACGATTATATTACATTTTGTCACGGGTACGCCTATCACTACTATGGTCGGTATCCTTTCCGGTGCGGTAACAAATACTCCGGGACTTGGAGCTGCCCAGCAGGCAAACAGTGATTTGAACGGAATAGATGCCCCTGAGATAGCATTGGGATATGCGGTTGCTTATCCGCTGGGTGTAGTCGGTATTATCTTGTCATTGATAGCCTTGAAATATATTTTGCGTATCAATACCAAGACAGAAGAGGCGGAAGCTGAACGTGGACTCGGACACATACAGGAACTCACTGTGCGTCCTATTTCGTTTGAAATCCGTAATGAAGCTATCGACGGGAAAAAGATAAAAGATATACGTCCGCTGATGAACCGTGATTTTGTGATTTCGCGTGTACGGTATCATGACGGGCAAGAAACGGAATTGGCTAATTCAGATACGGTATTGCATCTGAATGATAAAATTTTGGTTATCTCTACCCCTAAAGATATTGAAGCTATTAGCGTCTTCTTCGGTAAGCAGATTGATATGCAATGGGAGCAATTGGATAAGAAACTGATTTCCCGTCGTATCTTGATAACGAAACCTGAACTGAATGGAAAGATGCTTTCCCAATTGAAGATACGTAATAATTTCGGAGCCAGTATTACCCGTGTGAATCGTTCGGGAGTGGACTTGGTTGCTGCTCCGCAATTACAATTACAGATGGGCGACCGTGTTACTATTGTTGGTAGCGAGCTGGCGGTCAGTCATGCGGAAAAAGTATTGGGAAATTCAATGAAACGCTTGGATCATCCTAATCTGATACCTATATTCCTGGGGATAGCGTTAGGATGTATCCTGGGTAGTACGCCTTTCGTATTTCCGGGTATTCCCCAGCCGGTAAAGTTAGGATTGGCGGGTGGACCTCTTATTGTTTCCATTCTGATCAGTCGCTTCGGCCCTCAGTACAAAATGATTACTTATACTACCATGAGTGCCAATCTGATGCTGCGTGAGATAGGAATTTCCCTTTTCCTGGCTTGTGTGGGATTGGGTGCCGGTAAAGGATTTGTGGAAACGGTGATTTATGACGGTGGCTATGTCTGGGTAGGTTATGGTGTTATCATAACTATTGTTCCTTTGCTGATAGCCGGGCTTGTCGGACGATATGTCTTTAAATTGAACTATTATACGTTGATCGGAGTATTGGGTGGCTCAACCACGAATCCGCCCGCGTTGGCGTATTCCAATGATCTGACTTCGTGTGATGCTCCTGCGGTGGGATATGCCACTGTTTATCCGCTTACCATGTTTTTACGTGTGCTTACTGCACAAATGCTGATACTTGCATTAGCTTAA
- the sucC gene encoding ADP-forming succinate--CoA ligase subunit beta yields MKVHEYQAKEIFSQYGIPVERHVLCNTPDEAVKAFRQLEVDKVVVKAQVLTGGRGKAGGVKLADSEELVRQHAREILQMTIKGFPVTRILISEAVDIAAEYYVSFTIDRNTRSVVLIMSAAGGMDIEEVARNTPEKIIRYNIDPLIGLPQYLAQRFAFMLFDQAEQARRMTSILQDLYKAFMENDASLAEINPLVLTAKGTLLAIDAKMVFDDNALYRHPDIHALFEPTPEEQLEATAKERGFSYVRMDGDIGCMVNGAGLAMTTMDMIKLYGGSPANFLDIGGSSNPVKVIEAMKILLNDSKVKAVFINIFGGITRCDDVAIGLIQAFDQLQTEIPVIVRLTGTNENIGRKLLKDSNRFQVAETMNEATLMVVKSVKGETL; encoded by the coding sequence ATGAAAGTACATGAATATCAAGCAAAGGAAATCTTCTCCCAGTATGGAATTCCGGTAGAACGACATGTGTTATGCAATACGCCCGATGAAGCCGTAAAAGCTTTCCGGCAGTTAGAAGTGGACAAAGTAGTTGTGAAAGCACAAGTGTTGACCGGTGGACGAGGAAAGGCAGGAGGCGTAAAACTGGCTGACAGTGAAGAACTGGTAAGACAGCACGCCCGGGAAATTCTGCAAATGACCATCAAAGGTTTTCCTGTAACCCGAATTTTAATCAGCGAAGCTGTAGATATCGCAGCTGAATATTATGTCAGTTTTACCATTGACCGCAACACGCGTTCAGTAGTGCTTATCATGAGTGCGGCAGGAGGAATGGATATTGAAGAAGTAGCCCGCAACACTCCGGAGAAAATCATTCGCTATAATATCGACCCGTTGATAGGATTGCCCCAATATCTGGCACAGCGTTTTGCATTCATGCTTTTTGACCAGGCGGAACAAGCCAGGCGTATGACTTCCATCCTTCAGGATCTTTATAAAGCCTTCATGGAAAACGATGCATCGCTTGCTGAAATCAACCCGCTGGTATTGACGGCTAAAGGCACACTTCTGGCTATCGATGCTAAAATGGTGTTCGACGATAACGCTCTCTACCGCCACCCCGATATCCATGCCCTTTTCGAACCTACACCGGAGGAACAACTCGAAGCTACAGCCAAAGAAAGAGGGTTCAGTTATGTACGTATGGACGGAGACATCGGTTGCATGGTAAACGGTGCCGGACTGGCAATGACTACCATGGACATGATTAAGTTATATGGCGGTTCACCTGCCAATTTCCTGGATATCGGTGGGAGTTCAAACCCCGTGAAGGTGATTGAAGCCATGAAGATACTGCTGAATGATTCGAAAGTAAAAGCGGTCTTCATCAATATATTTGGCGGCATCACTCGTTGCGACGATGTAGCTATAGGATTGATACAGGCTTTCGACCAATTGCAAACGGAAATTCCTGTCATTGTAAGACTGACGGGAACCAATGAAAATATCGGCAGGAAACTATTAAAAGACAGTAACCGCTTTCAGGTAGCGGAAACCATGAATGAAGCCACCCTGATGGTAGTAAAATCTGTGAAAGGAGAAACATTATGA
- a CDS encoding biotin/lipoyl-containing protein, which produces MEIHIGNRVADVTLVSKEDNKVRLNVDGRIYDVDIAMAENGSCSILHDGNSYNTEVIRGEGGKSYDVNLFYRSYHVDIADTQVKYLRMRKGGEERQDDKIIAPMPGKVMKIPVQKGDRLSAGNIVVVLEAMKMQSNYKVNSDCVVREILVAEGDSVSSNQILMTLDIINEE; this is translated from the coding sequence ATGGAAATACATATTGGAAACCGCGTTGCCGATGTGACGTTGGTCAGTAAAGAAGATAATAAAGTCCGGTTGAATGTTGATGGAAGAATCTACGATGTGGATATTGCCATGGCAGAAAACGGTAGCTGCTCCATCTTACACGACGGAAATTCTTACAATACGGAAGTCATCCGCGGTGAAGGAGGAAAAAGCTATGATGTGAATTTGTTCTATCGCTCTTATCATGTGGATATAGCAGATACCCAGGTGAAATACTTGCGTATGCGAAAAGGAGGAGAAGAGAGACAGGACGATAAGATTATTGCTCCGATGCCGGGTAAAGTTATGAAGATTCCTGTACAGAAAGGTGACCGTTTGTCGGCGGGAAATATTGTAGTGGTGCTTGAAGCTATGAAAATGCAAAGCAACTATAAGGTCAATTCGGACTGTGTAGTGAGAGAAATCTTGGTGGCGGAAGGTGATTCAGTGAGCAGTAACCAGATTTTAATGACATTGGATATTATAAATGAAGAATAA
- a CDS encoding smalltalk protein — translation MKKSIWDKIFKIVIAVASAIVGALSANAMNV, via the coding sequence ATGAAAAAGTCTATCTGGGATAAAATTTTCAAAATTGTGATTGCGGTAGCTTCGGCTATAGTAGGGGCACTGAGTGCCAATGCCATGAATGTGTAA